One window of the Lytechinus variegatus isolate NC3 chromosome 3, Lvar_3.0, whole genome shotgun sequence genome contains the following:
- the LOC121410799 gene encoding collagen triple helix repeat-containing protein 1-like, which produces MATTALWCILGILFFVLFDKSAEQCVGPEGLPGPEGDEGSQGSGTNDNWYDVMNANRNWRQCTFTSASGSDSGTIYTCGFTKNSATSALYVAFSGTTRLYGCHGCCCRWYLTFNGAECSSPQVIDGTVYMAHYSGADLHRHRTISGICENIAAGSITVGLNVGACSGYGYFDCYTGWNAVSRIIIEELPASPYS; this is translated from the exons ATGGCGACAACAGCTTTGTGGTGTATACTTGGAATTCTCTTCTTCGTCCTGTTCGATAAATCAGCTGAACAG TGCGTTGGACCCGAGGGTCTCCCAGGACCAGAAGGAGATGAAGGATCGCAGGGATCAGGAACAAATGATAACTGGTATGACGTCATGAATGCTAACCGGAACTGGAGACAGTGCACATTCACTTCAGCAAGTGGAAGTGATAGTGGAACCATCTAT ACATGTGGTTTCACCAAGAACTCGGCAACCTCTGCTCTCTACGTTGCGTTCAGTGGAACGACGAGGCTCTACGGATGTCATGGATGCTGCTGTCGGTGGTATTTGACGTTTAACGGAGCTGAATGTAGTTCACCTCAAGTCATTGACGGGACCGTTTACATGGCTCATTACAGCGGTGCTGATCTTCATCGACATCGTACGATATCGG gAATCTGTGAAAACATAGCTGCAGGTTCAATAACAGTCGGTCTCAATGTTGGTGCTTGCAGTGGGTATGGATACTTTGACTGTTACACAGGATGGAATGCCGTTTCAAGGATAATCATAGAGGAATTACCAGCATCTCCATATTCCTAA